A stretch of Episyrphus balteatus chromosome 2, idEpiBalt1.1, whole genome shotgun sequence DNA encodes these proteins:
- the LOC129911092 gene encoding alanine--glyoxylate aminotransferase 2-like — protein MPYAQESNESPAVEQMCKSETIKLRNKHIGKACQLFYRTDPLKIIRGQGQYMFDEQGTRYLDCINNVAHVGHCHPKVVKAGSSQMATLSTNNRFLHDEIVQCAKNLTNKLPSELSVCFFVNSGSEANDLALRLARNHTKRKDIITLDHAYHGHLQSVMEISPYKFNQPGGDKKPDFVHVAACPDIYGGKYRDKDHPNEDMASVYAKDIDTILEGLRAQGKGVAGFIAESLQSCGGQIIPPDGYFQKVFNAVRAAGGVCILDEVQVGFGRVGSHYWAFEMQNVVPDIVTVAKPMGNGHPVGAVVTTQEIADSFAATGVAYFNTYGGNPVSCAIANAVMDVIDEEHLKENALKVGEYILKKCESLTYEYDCVGDVRGTGLFVGIELVKSKASREAATEAAHWVVNRMKNVHKILVSSDGPRDNVIKLKPPMVFNIENADEFLVGFKECLSELEKDRRPVTNGNVSSCSMPTNVLHEKREHLIKSV, from the exons CAAAGCATGCCAGTTATTTTATAGAACAGATCCACTTAAGATTATACGTGGCCAAGGTCAATATATGTTTGACGAACAAGGTACTCGTTATTTGGATTGTATCAATAATGTTGCGCATG TTGGTCATTGTCATCCCAAAGTTGTTAAGGCTGGAAGCTCTCAAATGGCAACACTTTCAACTAACAATCGTTTCTTACACGATGAAATAGTTCAGTGTGCTAAAAATTTGACCAACAAGTTGCCATCAGAGTTATCGGTTTGTTTCTTTGTGAACTCTGGCTCTGAAGCAAATGATTTGGCTTTGAGATTGGCCAGAAATCATACCAAGAGGAAGGATATTATTACTTTAGACCA TGCTTATCATGGTCATCTTCAATCGGTAATGGAGATCTCTCCCTACAAATTCAATCAACCAGGTGGCGATAAGAAGCCTGACTTTGTTCATGTAGCTGCTTGTCCAGACATTTATGGAGGAAAATACCGCGATAAAGATCATCCAAATGAGGATATGGCTTCGGTTTATGCTAAAGACATCGATACAATTCTTGAAGGCTTGAGAGCACAGGGTAAAGGTGTTGCAGGATTCATTGCTGAAAGCTTACAAAGCTGTGGTGGTCAAATTATCCCTCCTGATGGTTACTTCCAAAAGGTCTTTAACGCTGTTAGAGCCGCAGGAGGAGTCTGCATTTTGGACGAAGTTCAAGTTGGTTTCGGACGTGTTGGTTCCCATTATTGGGCTTTTGAGATGCAAAATGTTGTCCCTGACATTGTAACAGTAGCCAAGCCAATGGGTAATGGACATCCAGTTGGAGCTGTTGTGACAACTCAAGAAATTGCTGATTCATTTGCTGCCACAGGAGTAGCTTATTTCAATACTTATGGAGGCAATCCGGTATCATGTGCCATTGCTAATGCTGTTATGGAtgttattgatgaagaacatttaaaagaaaatgctTTGAAAGTTGGCGAGTATATTCTCAAGAAATGTGAATCGCTCACCTATGAATATGATTGTGTTGGTGATGTTCGTGGAACTGGACTTTTTGTTGGCATTGAGCTGGTTAAAAGTAAGGCAAGTCGTGAAGCAGCTACTGAAGCAGCTCATTGGGTTGTAAATCGCATGAAGAATGTTCATAAGATTTTGGTCAGTTCGGATGGTCCTCGTGACAATGTTATCAAGCTAAAGCCTCCAATGGTgtttaatattgaaaatgctGATGAATTTTTAGTTGGCTTCAAGGAATGTTTGTCAGAATTGGAGAAAGATCGAAGACCTGTTACAAATGGAAATGTTTCAAGTTGTAGTATGCCGACAAATGTTTTACACGAGAAACGGGAACATTTAATTAAGTCAGTTTAA